The nucleotide window tataaaaattaacatcATTGTacgaatttttaaaaatgttatgtaAGGCATTATAAAGTGCCATACAATCATATTTCCAATTACAGtaatatataacaaaataatattcttttgtagtttcatttttaatttttacacTTTTGAAaaagttatttttatcatcctGTTCCATTTTAAACATGGTAGCCCAGTCCTCTCTTTGGACCTTTTCAtaagtattaaaaaatttaaatttatctCCAAATTTTCTTAAGAAATTTTTTACcagttttttatttctttcacTTAGTGTGTCATTTTTGTTGAATAGTTGATTATCCTCTGAATATGAATTATTTGTTACGATTTGTGTTTCTTGATGTTCTAAGAATtctttgtatattttatttttaaattgttcatgtttaaataaattgatcacaaaaaatatataagcaaGGATTTCATTAGtatatttaaatgcatcgtaagcatattttttttctacgTTAATTGGTATGCTATTACtcaaatatttaaaatcGGAGTTAATAAATAAACTGTTTTCGCGCTTAATTTGTTCCTGCCTTTTTCTTTCTTCTTCTATTTTCTTTCGAATTTCTGATTCACTTTCATCATTTTGATCGCATGTTTGAGAAATGGATTTGAAATTTTGATTGGCAGCagcatcattattattgcaACTGTTATATATGTTTGATCTTGCTTTGTGTGTTATATTAACGAATTGTTTTGGGGGAAAGGGAAATAAATCTATGTTGTTCgatgtatttattttatgtacTTTGAAGCATGTGCAAATAAAGTTCAATATAAAGTAATAAACTgcctttttaaaaatttttatcatgTTTTACATCATCTTTTTTcgcttatatatataatattatggattttattttcttcatcagCTTATGCCtgatattttttcatattgcttcttcgtttttttatgttaatatGAAATGTAATTGTTctcttttaaaaatttattttataacattaaaGATGATATGACCAAATTATTCATTCTGACatccttatttttttacgctgtttaaaaattatcatTAATTTTCGTGCTTTTTgataatatgatatattttttaaaaataattacatttgcattaatatgttttttaaaaatgcaTCTTtcttacaaaaaaaaacatacatCATAATAGAAATGACTCATACACCTATGTATTATACATGTGTGAGAAATAGGGGTGATAAGAAAAAGTAATTCAATAGAAATTAATTAATCATTGGAACCTTTAATAAAAACGCCATAACAAAATTCAAATTTTAGTTTAAAATTATGACATATGAACATGGAAATAACGATATTAAATTATGTTAATTGAATTGAAGTAAACAAATacataaacatatttatattgttttttctaAGTtggtagaaaaaaaaaaaattaataaataaaatagggtaaaatataaatacgcaaaaataaaattgtttttgAATTTAACATTTGTTTTTcatgtattaaaaatataacatatattttcgCAATTTAAAGAATAGCAACTGGAAAGACTTATAAAGCTttaaacgaaaaaaatagtataaaaaatgtgcacaagaatatatatatataccaaGATATAGGTATATACGCTTGAATTTTTGTAATTGAagtattttatcaaaatattgtCTCCCGGAATACTACATAAAgatactaatatatataacatttaatataggaattttttaattttcatttttaccGATTcctttatatgcatataaagaTCATCAGCGAAGAAAGGAACTTTAAGATATAATTTTACCCTATTACAGATGGGGGCAATTGtcagaatataaaaaataataaaataaacagtAATAAATAAGATGAAGTATATTCCGAATTTTTTATCTTCAATTATGTTGAGTAATATTCGACcagaattaaataaaaataaactaatCGTATAATCCATATAAGGAAACTGATATGTAGCGGAAGTACTACTAATTCAggatgtgtatatatatgaaacCAGGAAtttaattttcataattagTATCAGTGTCATCTATGTTGAAGGTTTTCATCACTTCTTTGGCTTCTTCCCGgtcttttgttttaattttttgaaaatctaaatatttcaaagatggcaaattataaattaaatattctcTATAATGTTCTACTCTAAAAATAgaaagaaatataataatataaatatacatggatatataaaacatatttaaatttacaCCTTCATAATATGCAATcctataatataaaaaatttccttataaatatattggaTATAAGCTTACTTTGATACTGCATTTTCTAATAGACTGAGTCTCGTTAGGTTTTTAGCTTTAAAAAGTGCATTAAGGGTAGTTAATTTTTCAATCTGTAAAGTCAATAACAACGTTTGCATATGTATTCAAATTTATATGTACTGTGtaagataaaatataatggGGAAATGGTTAAAAAACAgattataatttgatatgtgcttattatgaaaatatatagttatacgtaaataaataaatgatgtACATATGTGAATATTTGTCTtactttattatttgttaaaattaatgaatttaaattaGGTAAATTTTCAAATACATCATTGTCTATTCGAGtgattttattattacataatattagggtttttaatttttctaaatatgGAATATTATTTAACTTAATAATTTCATTATCGCTCAAATCTATGCATTCAAAATAGTCCTTCGTAACTCCTAAATTTTCGATGATACTAATTTTGTTACcttcaaaatgaaaaaaatggaataaataAGTATGTAAATAAGTAGATATCCATGTAAATTATTTGTAATTCGCaagttataaaatttatgcaAACACTGGAATGTACCATACACTTCCTTTTATTTATGTAgctttattattgttattttgatctaaatgcatatatttttttattactaatatattaatattttacaatTATATGTTGTTTCTTTATACctcttaaatatattgtattttCATTGGCAGGGTTTCTTGTTTGATATGCATCATTTATCATATCTATTGTTATTCTCATTTTGTTCTATACATCCACCTTCTTAATACTAATAAACGAATTTCTTAagttttgtaaaaaaaaataaacgaaaaaaaataatatatactgGGTGATGAGTTaaagatataaatttttattacgATATTTTAACTACTGTCCTCTTATCATCTTtatgtataatttaaatatatttcaatattaaaataaacttggaaacaaatttttattttttattttatagttTGTCGTGAAAagtgtaaaatatttttgtggTTAATATTCTATTTGATATGAATATCGTGTTcattctttattatattttgaaaaagtaAATaaggatatatatttttatacaaaatacATATTATGTCATACTTAGTGTTAACTTATATGTTTAGTATATAgtggaaatattttttcttttttttcttggtATTTGCATTCGATGGATTTACTGGGAATAgcttatttattataaaaaatatatatatatatttatttatttaatttttcataattctttgaatattttactttaattTGATGATAAGTTACTTGCCACTTTTGTAAAAGCGCCcataatgatttaattttacaattatcgccattaacatatttttattatttttccttGATTGTAAtcagtatatatttttgaaattaAATCTTCTTAATTTGTATTTGTTTAATAATTTTGGTTAAACCAATAACTTACAGTCCCACAAACGATTATATTGTGTTAAATGGgtgaaagaaaaatatatatcattaaaataGTTGTTATTTATCCTTTCCTTCCCATACCTTAAATTAGTTAATATATGCCTTTTCATTAAAGCGATATTATTATGAATCTCCTATTTATCTATCTTTAAGATAAACATCcgttatatattaattttatagcCAAAAACAAGCAATTTATGAAAGCGAAATATTTACTAACACAATTTGATAAGTTTTTAATGTTGGGTTTAGcaatttatatgtatacttattttttaaatcgcAAAAATGAagacatatatatttaaatttttagatatagaaaaataatgAGTGTAAGGTATTCTATGCACATTTTATGaccatattatatatataatataaagcATATACTTTTTATCTAtaaactaataaaaaaatctTTGGTTACTATGCATAAATTTAACTATTAAAAATGTCTCGAAATAGTAAAAGGGAACACAAAGtcatttatttgtatcaatAATGATAGCATAAAAAAATGAGCATAAATTTAATTTCAGCACAATATTGTTTCAAATAAGGATTCGGCAATTAATTAACAATACTAATATGTAATGCACATAGTAGTAATCCATTGCAGTTCGTAAACCTATAGTGTTAATAAGTCTCCAATatcaaattaaatattttatgttgtgCAAACATAAAGAGTATTGTTTCACAAATGTGCACTTTAAAATATTGCAACAATGGTATTTTATGTTgctttaaaatataaattattatttagaaTTAATTTGGTGTTAGTATTTTTGGGGCATGGATaaaattattcattataCAATATAAATGGGTTATTGTAAGAAACAAATAATTACAATTTATATGACCACAAAGAATGACTTTTTGTTctgtttttaaaatttatatgcgAAACTATTGGtatgttatttttacaaaagtatattatttattaatgttatatattgtACTATTTTGAgtgaattttatattaaacaaaaaaaataaataaaatatgaataatatggtatatatatgtatatgttttatagtaaaattatattaatattattatatttattaaaatgaagaaagaaaaatataataaggGCCGGTAGTTCAGTTGGATAGAATGCCCGACTACGGATCGGGAGGTCGTGGGTTCGACTCCTGCCCGGCctacttttatattttttctttaaatttaaaacaaatgcatataattaacaatatttcaatagaaaaatatatattttaatttaataataaaacagaaaaaaatgattaacaatttttatagttAAAATGTGCATGTAAAATATAGCATAATAAATTATGGtcataaattttaataactatttttttaaatatatttttaatgaatatatatataagattattatatactGTCATAAAAAATAGCCAAAGCTATATACTACAATATAGTATTAGTatagtatattaatttttgcataatgtgtacataaaaattataaaattatatttgcaaaaaaaacattaataAAGGAGATGTTtccattaatattatataattaactATTAAAGGATTTCAAAAATAGTATTTTAACGTTGTATTACGTATAATGTATAGAAGTTATTAATTttctattaaattattataataaaaaacaaaatattagcaagattttttttaatatattttatttagaaaaaacgTCATTATTAACAACATTTTTTTGAGCCCAGAGGGATTCGAACCCCCAGCCTTCTGATCTGGAGTCAGACGCGCTACCGTTGC belongs to Plasmodium yoelii strain 17X genome assembly, chromosome: 11 and includes:
- a CDS encoding U2 small nuclear ribonucleoprotein A', putative; amino-acid sequence: MRITIDMINDAYQTRNPANENTIYLRGNKISIIENLGVTKDYFECIDLSDNEIIKLNNIPYLEKLKTLILCNNKITRIDNDVFENLPNLNSLILTNNKIEKLTTLNALFKAKNLTRLSLLENAVSKVEHYREYLIYNLPSLKYLDFQKIKTKDREEAKEVMKTFNIDDTDTNYEN